The DNA window CTCGGCCAGCCGCGCCTCAAGCGCCTGCCGGGCGCGCCGCAGGCCCTCAGCTTCTTTGCCGGGAACGGGCCAGTCGTGTAAGCGGGCGCGTAGCGTCCGATACTGTTCCAACAGCTCGCTACACACACCACAGCCGGCCACATGCCGGCGCACCTGCTGGCTCAGCTCGGCCTGCGCCTCGCCAAACGCCTCGGCAATCAGCCGGTTTTCTGAAAATCTGCACGTTTTCGCCATAGCCTAATCCTCCTGGTGCCGAGCAAGGGCGAGCCGCAGCTTGCGCAGCGCCTGATAGACATGAGCCCGCGCGGTCTCTTGTGAACACGCCAGATTGCCGGCGATGACCTGATAGTCCAGCCCCTCAAACTGGCGTTGGACAAGCGCGGTGCGCTGCCGGAAGGGGAGTCTTTCAATCGTGGCAAGCAAGGTCCGGGTCGTCTCATTGGCGGCCATGGTTTCCTCCATATCGGCCCCGTTTCCAGGCGGCGAGGCGGTGTCTTCGGCTTGCTCGTGGTTGCGCGTCACCACCACCCGGCCTCTGCGTTGGCGGTCACGCGCGTAGTTCTTGGACACGTTGATAGCGATCCGCATCAACCAGGCCCGATAGTTCATATCAGCCCGCCGATTCTGCGCTCGTCCATATGCCCGGTAGGCGCGCAAGAACGTCTCCTGAAACAGATCCTGAGCGTCGTGTGGATCCCGGGTAAAGCGCAACAGATAGCCATACACCGCGCCCTGGTGGCGCGTGACCAACTCGGCAAAGGCCCGCTGTTCGGTATGTGTCGCCATGTGTAGAGAAAGACACTTCAGCCGGCCGTTTGTGAAAACGCTTGCGCCGTCGAGAACCAGACAGTATATGCTGCATGGGTATGCTTGCGTTCGCCACCTCGGTCCTGATGGCCTGGGCGCTCGCCACGCTCTTGGCCTCCCCGCCAGCGGCGGACCGCTTGCCGGCGGCCGACTTCTTCCCCCTGGCCATGCACAATACCTGGACCCATGAGGTCAGGTTCTCGGGCGGGGACTATCACTACTACATGACCGAGACCGTCATCAAAGACAACTGGCCGCTGCTCGGCCAACAGTCCTACGTGGTGGCCGAGGACTACGAACCGCTCACCGACCGCGCCCCCGAGGCCAGAAGCACAGTTGCCTATTTTCGCAAAAACGGGTTTCTCTACCGCTACCCGTGGCTGGACTCCGAGGGCGACCGCATCTGGGACACCCGGCTGGGTCAGGGGCTGGATCAAATCATGCCGAGTCCGTTTGTGGAGAGAACACGCTGGCGCATGGACCTGAGCACCCAGGTCATGGCCAGCGGCGGACAGAGCAGCTCATCGGCCACGGCCTGGATCGATCCGAGTGCCATACAGGTACCGGCCGGCACCTTTCGCAACTGCCTCAGAGTCGAAACGCTGACCGTCAGCTTCGTGCCGGACCCGCGCAAAAAGAGCGCGGAATTTGCGCTACGGCATACCGAGTGGTACGCCCGGGGCGTCGGCCTAGTTAAAGCCATCAGCAGCGAAGGCACGGCGCAAAAAAGTGTCACACGGCTGCTGACGTATCGGATTCGTGAAAAGGAGCACCCCAATCACCATGACTGACCACGACCTGTTTGACATCATGTATACCTGCCGCAGCATGCGGCGCCTCAAACCCGATCCCGTTCCGGACGAGTTGATCTATCGCATCATCGAGGCCGGCACCCAGGCGCCGAGCGGCGGTGGCGTCCAGGCCTGGCGCTTTGTGGTGGTAACCGACCCGGAACGCAAACAGCGGATTGCCGATCTCTACCAGCACGGCTGGCAGAGGGCCCTGAAGCAGTACGCGGCAGCCGGACTCACGCCCGAAAACGACAAAAACGTTCGCGCCGCCTCCTACCTGGCCGAGCACTTGGCCGAGGCGCCGGTGCTGCTCGTGCCGTGTCTGCGGGAGCGCCGCCTGCACGCCGAGCGCAAGACCGGCCCCAACGCCCAGAACTTCGTTCGGATTATCAGCGGCAGCATTTACCCGGCGGTGCAGAATATCCTGCTGGCCTGCCGAGCGCTGGGTTTAGGCGCCACGCTGACCTCGGTGACGACCCAGTATGAAGCCGAGATGAAAAAAATTCTCGACCTGCCGGAGACAATCACCACCTATGCGTTGATTCCCATTGGCTACCCCATGGGCCGCTTCGGGCCGGTCACCCGCCGAGCGGTCGAAGAAGTCAGCTGGCTGAACGCCTACGGCACGCCGTTTCCCCGG is part of the Desulfurellaceae bacterium genome and encodes:
- a CDS encoding sigma-70 family RNA polymerase sigma factor, whose product is MATHTEQRAFAELVTRHQGAVYGYLLRFTRDPHDAQDLFQETFLRAYRAYGRAQNRRADMNYRAWLMRIAINVSKNYARDRQRRGRVVVTRNHEQAEDTASPPGNGADMEETMAANETTRTLLATIERLPFRQRTALVQRQFEGLDYQVIAGNLACSQETARAHVYQALRKLRLALARHQED
- a CDS encoding nitroreductase family protein → MTDHDLFDIMYTCRSMRRLKPDPVPDELIYRIIEAGTQAPSGGGVQAWRFVVVTDPERKQRIADLYQHGWQRALKQYAAAGLTPENDKNVRAASYLAEHLAEAPVLLVPCLRERRLHAERKTGPNAQNFVRIISGSIYPAVQNILLACRALGLGATLTSVTTQYEAEMKKILDLPETITTYALIPIGYPMGRFGPVTRRAVEEVSWLNAYGTPFPRPAGYSGRKPPV